ATGATCTTGCTGGAAAACGGTCCCGGCATGACACAAATCGATGAGCGCGGGCCGCTTATGGAAACTGCCAGAAACGCAGCGGTAAGCCTCACAGAAGCCGCTTCCTCCGACGACCGCTTCCTCATCTACAACACGCACGGCGAGCTTTTGATGGCCGAAGAGATGAATCCTGGGCAAGCAAGGCGTTTGCTTGAGCAGCTTGAGCCGGTTAATGCGGGCAACTTTACCCGTGAACGGACTGAGCAGCTCGTCCGGCGCGCGGGTATCACTGATCAGGAAAACCGTACGGCTTATTTTATCGGAAGGGGCTCTGACAATCTTGCCGCGCAGCTTGATAACCTTAGCCTTGACCCGCAGTTCAATCTCAACCTGATGCCTTTCACGTCTATACTGATGGGCGAAGAACCCGCGGCCAATGTTGGTATCACAGATATCAGCAGCCGCAGTCAGATAGCAGCGGGCGGACGTCCCCTTACCATTGATGTAGAAGTGACCAACTACAGCGAGCGGCCGGTCCTCAACTATTTCCTCTCTCTTGAAAGCCGCGGCGAGATTGCGGGTCAGTATCAGATCAACCTTGATCCCATGCAGAGCGGGGTCTGGTCTTTCGAAGTGATTCCGCCGGATTCCGGCGCCTTTACCGGTCGTGCTGTGCTGGAAGGCGACCCGATCAGCTTCGACAATGTTCGCTATTTTGCTTTCGAGTTGCCCGAAACGAGATCTATTCTGATTGTAAACGAGTCGCGACCGGGTACCCGAATGGTTTCCTGGCTCAAGCCCGTCTTTGAAGCCGCACAACGCACCGCCGGCAGGGTAGAAGTAGCGCGTATCACCTGGGATGACTTCACAACCGCCATACAGGACGGTGCAGATGCCGTAATTCTGGAAGGCGTGTCGGATATTCCCGAATTCAGCTGGCCTGACCTACTCACCTTCGTACAGCAGGGCGGGGGGCTTGTGATCTTTCCGGGTGAAGCGGGTAGTCCGGACCGCATAAACCGATTTCTGGAGCGGGTCAATGCCGGACGCTTCACCGGTATCCTTGGCGACCCCGGACGTTTCTCGAGCGTCGCACAGGTAGGCATGATCGTGCGCGGACACCCGGTGCTCGATGATATATTTGACATTACCGACGATGAAGATGTCAGAATTGATCTGCCTGATATTTTCCATTACTGGCGCTATTCCGTCAGTGGCGGAAGTGCAGCGCAGCAAATTCTAAGAACAAGCCTCGGTGATCCGCTACTGGTACAGCACAACCTGGGTGAAGGGCGCCTGTTTGTATCTGCCGTAAACACAAGCCCGGAATGGTCCGCATTTTCCGTAAACCCGCTGTTCGCTCCGTTGTTTTACCGTCTCGGCCTGTACGCTGCCTCAGGGGAGAGCGGGGGGCTGAACACCTTCTCACTCGGCAATACTTTTGAATGGCTTGCCGGAAATGAATTTAATCAGGCAACCATCCGTTTAGGAGATCAGGTTCTTGTACCGGAAATCAGTACGCAGGGACGCGGCGTTCGGCTCATGTCAGATACAGAAAGCTGGCAGCCGGGCATTGCCCGTATTGAAGCACGTGATGATACGCTTAAGGTGGCCGTAAACCAGCAAACAACAGAATCTGATTTGCGGACGTTAAGCCCGCAGGCCATTGATGAGTTGTTTTCTCAGCACTTTCCGAATGTCAGGGTTACCGCTTTGCAGGCTGATCAGACAAATCTTGCCGGGCAGATTGGCACAGCCCGTACAGGGCGGGAAATATGGAATTGGTTTGTTTTAATTGGAATTATTTTGTTACTATCAGAGAGTATCGTTACCAAAAAGTTTTCGGGAGATTCAACTGATGCCGTTTAGTGAATATTCAGGTCAGCTGTATTTTTTACTTACATCGGTACTGATTTTTTTCAGTATCGCTTCTTTTTTTCTGTCTGTCTTTACCCTCAGCAATGCCTGGCGCCTGAGAAACGTAAGGCTGAGCTGGAATACCGGCCGTTTTTTTGGCTTCCCCCTGTTTGCCTCCTTATTCATGTGCCTTTCCCTTGCGCTTGGCGGCATAGCATGGTATAACGGCATGAGCGCACATTACATGGTTGCGGGTTTGTACACCTTTCTCGCATTAAACTGGATGGTAGCAAGCTATTTCATGTCGCGCCGCTACATTACTGATCATGGAATCATGAAAAACATCAACGATCCCTCCCAAACGGTAGCCTGGCATGAAATACATGATTTTGCGGAAAACGAAGTGCAGGATGGCATGGCTTTTGTTTTTATATACAAGCGTACCTCCGAGTATTTCGAGCTTGCACAGTTTAACCGGTTGGAAATAACCGTACCCCGCGAAACCGCTGAAAACCTGCGCAAAATCCTGAATCACAAATTGGGCCGCCGGTTCAGATACACCCTCACGGATGAAAGCATTCTCAATAAAATTAATAGTAAGCCTTAATCCATAAAGGGTTAAGAAACACCTTCATTCCTTACACCTACCTGTTTGAGTTTTACAGAAGATCAGAAAAAAAGCAATCAACCTGAAAAAGTACTGTTAACCGGACTGTACAGCAGCGAAATACCGCAGTACAAAGCTTCAGAATACCTTGATGAGCTTGAAATGCTCGTGAATACAGCGGGCGGAGAAGTTGTGGGCAAAGTTCTGCAAAACCGGGAGAGACCCGATGTAAGTACCTATTTGGGGCGCGGCAAACTGGGGGAAGTTGCCTCCCTTGCCAGAGAGAAAAATGCGGGCATGATTGTTTTTGATGATGACCTTTCCCCTACTCAGGCCCGCAATATAGAGAAGGAGACCAAGCTCAAAATCATTGATCGCAGCGGTCTCATCCTTGATATCTTTGCTTCCCGTGCACAAACTGCAGCCGCTAAAACGCAGGTAGAACTTGCACAGCTTCAGTATATCCTGCCCCGTCTGACCCGCTTCTGGACACACCTCTCACGACAATCTGGCGGAATCGGTACAAAGGGTCCCGGTGAAACACAGATTGAAACGGATCGCCGTATTATTGGCAAGCGCATTTCCGTACTCAAAGAAAAACTGGAAAAACTTGACCGGCAGCGTAAAACACAGCGTAAAGGCCGCGATGGCATTATGCGTATAGCGCTTGTGGGATACACCAATGTCGGTAAATCCTCCCTTCTCAATGCGCTCACGCACACGGAAGTGCTGGCAGAAAACAAGCTGTTCGCAACGCTCGATTCAACCGTAAGGCGCTTCGATACCGAAAGCACAACGGTTCTTCTGTCCGATACCGTAGGCTTCATCCGGAAACTGCCACATCACTTGGTTGATAGTTTTAAGTCCACCCTCGATGAAATCCGCGAAGCGGATGTGCTTTTGCATGTGATGGACGCCTCTTCGCCTTCCGTGCTTGAATACAAAGCTGTGGTTGATGAAACCCTGAAGGGTATTGAGAGCAGTGATAAACCTACGCTTCTGGTTTTCAATAAAACAGACGCGGTAAAAGATCCGGAAGTACTTGCAGGCCTCAGGCGTGAATTCCCGGAAGCTGTGTTTATTTCGGCAAGCCGCGGTATCGGATTGTCTGATCTACAGCTCAAAATTGAGCAGCAGGCTCTCACGGACTATGTCAAAACTGAAATGAATATTTCGCTTCAGAATTTCAAGGCTATCAGTTACATTTTCGACAGTGCCGAAGTCTTCTATAAAAAATATCACGATGAACACATCGAAATCAGTTTCCGTATCAGAAAAGATAAGCTCGCAAAGCTTGAAGAAATGTTTGCGCCGAACGATTTGATTTCATCTGAGTTAATCTAAGCACAATCAGGATTCGTCAGGCCTAACCCCATATTCAGATTCTATGTTTATCCACGAAATACTCAACCCGATTTATCAGCCCCTGTGCGCCTCCAGCTCTTTGGAAGATGGCCTTCAGGCTATGGGCGTTCAGCACAGCGATGTGTTGCCGGTCGTGGATCTGACTACGGGCAAAACACTCGGCACGGTTTGTCTGGAAGACATCCGCTACGAAAAAGACGTTCAGCAAACGATTTTTTCTAAAATAAGCCGCAATCCCTGCAGAATCGAACCGGGCATGCACATCATGGATGCGGGAAGAAAAATGATTCGGGAAAATGCAAATGCTGCAGTCGTTTGTGATGAGCAGCAGGCCTACAGCGGTTTTGTGCTGCGGGAAGAAATTAACGAAGCCTTACTGCAATTACTTAATATTTCAAGAGATGGGGCAACGATTATGTTTGAGCTGCAGCCGGCAGATTACAGCCTGACTGAGCTCGTAAGACTGATTGAGATGGAAGGCGGCAAAATTATGGGTATTGGCGTAGAGCCGGCCGCCTCTTCCGCAGATCGTTTTCGTGTATCCGTTAAGCTCAATACGGACGATATCGACCCGATTCTGAGAATCCTCAACCGTTACGGCTTCATCATAACGTCCAAGTCAGCTGAAACCGAGTCCGATGACGACCTGCACGACCGTGCCGATGAGCTCATGCGCTTTCTGAGTATCTGACGCTTTGCGATTCCGCAAATCTAAACCTTTTGCGGCTACAGCTAACCGTAAGCTTTGGTAAATCTGTATATGCTCGCAGAGATCAAGCAATTTTGCAAAGCGAGCGTACTAAACGTTATATTTGCCAGTTCCTCTCAACCAACCTTAAGTCAGGCAGACCTTGGATTCTCTGAATCGCATTTTATCACTTATCATTTGGGGCTGTATTTTATTGTCTTTCCCGCTTGCCGCCTCAGCACAGCACCAGCAGCAGCCGGATCAGGATGCGCTGTTTACCGGCATTAACTTGTACGAAAACGGACAATTCGAGCAGGCCGTCCTCTTTTTTGAAAGATTCATCAGACAGCCGGACACTGATCAGCAGCTCAAAATGGCCCGCTATTACAAGGCGCTTTCCAGGGCAGCACTCGAGCCGGATCGTACCCTTCTCCACTATGAAGCCTTTATCGCTGACTTCCCAAACACCCGTCAGGCCGGTGAGTTGTTTGTGAACCTGGGCCACGCTGCCTTCAAATCAGATGAGTTTGCAGATGCGGCGGAAATGTACGGACGTGCACTTGAATTGCGCCTTCCGGCAGCTTTTGAACGTGATGTGCTGTACTGGAATGCACAATCCTACATGGAACTTTCCGATACCGAACGTGCACATCAGCTGTTGGCCCGCATACACGAAGAACACCCCAATACCGAAGATGCAGCTGAAGCCCTGTTTACCCGGGGCCGGCTCTTTCTCGATGCGGAAGCTTATGATGACGCCGCAGAAATGTTTGAAGCCCTCCGGCAGGGTTATCCCACAGCTTCTGTTACCGAGCGGGTAGGCACGGCCCTCGGTGAAGCCTATTACCGTCAGGGACGTTTTGCGGAAGCCGTCGAGTCCCTGCAAAGTGCCTATTCGCGCCTGAATCAGGAGCAGCGGTCAAAAGCCGCCATGATAATGGCCGAAAGCTTCAATTTTATGGGGGATCTTGAAAGTGCTTCACGCTGGTACAGGACTTACATCCGTCTGAATGAAGGCGGAGATGTCCGGCTTGCACACTACGGACTGGGGTGGGTTTTTCACAGGCAGCAGATTTACCACTGGGCAGCTGATTCTTTCAACAATGCCGTAAGTGAAGCGGATGATGACCTCACGCGCAGGGCACTGTATTATAAAGCCGTGAACCACAAGCTCAGCGGCCGGTATGATCTTGCAGTCGAGACCTTTGAAACGTTTTCGAACCGGTTCTCCAGCGGCCCTTGGGTTGAACAGGTATATTATGAATGGGCGCTTATTTTCGCTGAAATCGGCGACCATGTTTCAGCGATTGAACGGCTTCTGTTCGTAGTGCGTAATTTGCAGCCCCTTGAGCGGCCGGGGGAAGTGTTTAGCCTTTTAGGGGAAGCCTATTTTGCCAATGCGGAATACCGCCGCGCCATTGAAGCCTTTCAGCAGGCAGAAGCCGCGGGCACGGTTACGCCCGAAGTACAGCTGCAGGCCCGGTTTCAGCGCGCGTGGGTGCTGTTCCGAAACCGCGCCTGGGACGAAGCACAGCCGATTTTTGAGAGTGTGTTTGGCGCCGCACCAGATACGGAGCTGGGCAGTGAAGCCTTGTTCTGGAGCGCTGACAGCTACTTCAATATGGAAGAGTTCGGACCTGCCGCGATACGGTTTGCCCGCTACATCCGGAGTTTTCCGGACGGAGAGTTTGCGGCGGCAGCCCGGTATTCACTCGGCTGGAGCTACTTCATGATGGGCGAGTTTGATAATGCTATTGCCCCGTTTCAGGCATTTCTCGATGATTTTAGTCAGCCTGAAATTGCTGTTTTTACATACGATATCGATGCAAAACTGCGGATAGCAGATGCCAAATTTGCGTTGCGGAATTTTGATGATGCCATTCTGTTTTATGAAAAGTCACTCGCCTTTGATCGCAGTGCCGACTACGCAACCTATCAGATTGCAAACAGTTTTTACCGCGCTGACCGCACCTTCGAAGCCGTCCGAACCTTTAGGGAGCTGATCAGTGATTTTCCGCAAAGTCCGTTTCGGGAGCAGGCCATGTACAATATCGGTTACATTTACCTACTTTCCGGTAATTATGCGCAGGC
This genomic stretch from Cyclonatronum proteinivorum harbors:
- a CDS encoding BatA domain-containing protein yields the protein MSFLTPLYLLGILAVAIPIILHLINFRKPQKQVFSTLVFFKRLQKTSVRQLKLKKRILLAIRIAAIILLAAALARPMLSPGSLLTFSSGSVLYMILLENGPGMTQIDERGPLMETARNAAVSLTEAASSDDRFLIYNTHGELLMAEEMNPGQARRLLEQLEPVNAGNFTRERTEQLVRRAGITDQENRTAYFIGRGSDNLAAQLDNLSLDPQFNLNLMPFTSILMGEEPAANVGITDISSRSQIAAGGRPLTIDVEVTNYSERPVLNYFLSLESRGEIAGQYQINLDPMQSGVWSFEVIPPDSGAFTGRAVLEGDPISFDNVRYFAFELPETRSILIVNESRPGTRMVSWLKPVFEAAQRTAGRVEVARITWDDFTTAIQDGADAVILEGVSDIPEFSWPDLLTFVQQGGGLVIFPGEAGSPDRINRFLERVNAGRFTGILGDPGRFSSVAQVGMIVRGHPVLDDIFDITDDEDVRIDLPDIFHYWRYSVSGGSAAQQILRTSLGDPLLVQHNLGEGRLFVSAVNTSPEWSAFSVNPLFAPLFYRLGLYAASGESGGLNTFSLGNTFEWLAGNEFNQATIRLGDQVLVPEISTQGRGVRLMSDTESWQPGIARIEARDDTLKVAVNQQTTESDLRTLSPQAIDELFSQHFPNVRVTALQADQTNLAGQIGTARTGREIWNWFVLIGIILLLSESIVTKKFSGDSTDAV
- the hflX gene encoding GTPase HflX, producing the protein MSFTEDQKKSNQPEKVLLTGLYSSEIPQYKASEYLDELEMLVNTAGGEVVGKVLQNRERPDVSTYLGRGKLGEVASLAREKNAGMIVFDDDLSPTQARNIEKETKLKIIDRSGLILDIFASRAQTAAAKTQVELAQLQYILPRLTRFWTHLSRQSGGIGTKGPGETQIETDRRIIGKRISVLKEKLEKLDRQRKTQRKGRDGIMRIALVGYTNVGKSSLLNALTHTEVLAENKLFATLDSTVRRFDTESTTVLLSDTVGFIRKLPHHLVDSFKSTLDEIREADVLLHVMDASSPSVLEYKAVVDETLKGIESSDKPTLLVFNKTDAVKDPEVLAGLRREFPEAVFISASRGIGLSDLQLKIEQQALTDYVKTEMNISLQNFKAISYIFDSAEVFYKKYHDEHIEISFRIRKDKLAKLEEMFAPNDLISSELI
- a CDS encoding CBS domain-containing protein, producing MFIHEILNPIYQPLCASSSLEDGLQAMGVQHSDVLPVVDLTTGKTLGTVCLEDIRYEKDVQQTIFSKISRNPCRIEPGMHIMDAGRKMIRENANAAVVCDEQQAYSGFVLREEINEALLQLLNISRDGATIMFELQPADYSLTELVRLIEMEGGKIMGIGVEPAASSADRFRVSVKLNTDDIDPILRILNRYGFIITSKSAETESDDDLHDRADELMRFLSI
- a CDS encoding tetratricopeptide repeat protein; protein product: MDSLNRILSLIIWGCILLSFPLAASAQHQQQPDQDALFTGINLYENGQFEQAVLFFERFIRQPDTDQQLKMARYYKALSRAALEPDRTLLHYEAFIADFPNTRQAGELFVNLGHAAFKSDEFADAAEMYGRALELRLPAAFERDVLYWNAQSYMELSDTERAHQLLARIHEEHPNTEDAAEALFTRGRLFLDAEAYDDAAEMFEALRQGYPTASVTERVGTALGEAYYRQGRFAEAVESLQSAYSRLNQEQRSKAAMIMAESFNFMGDLESASRWYRTYIRLNEGGDVRLAHYGLGWVFHRQQIYHWAADSFNNAVSEADDDLTRRALYYKAVNHKLSGRYDLAVETFETFSNRFSSGPWVEQVYYEWALIFAEIGDHVSAIERLLFVVRNLQPLERPGEVFSLLGEAYFANAEYRRAIEAFQQAEAAGTVTPEVQLQARFQRAWVLFRNRAWDEAQPIFESVFGAAPDTELGSEALFWSADSYFNMEEFGPAAIRFARYIRSFPDGEFAAAARYSLGWSYFMMGEFDNAIAPFQAFLDDFSQPEIAVFTYDIDAKLRIADAKFALRNFDDAILFYEKSLAFDRSADYATYQIANSFYRADRTFEAVRTFRELISDFPQSPFREQAMYNIGYIYLLSGNYAQAVDEFEQVIRRFPRSQWAARAQFNIGNAFFNAAQFDEAIEAYKQVLSRFPQSDLIIDAVNGIQFAQQSAGMPDTSNDVLEDFLAGNPQAGTADQLRFRQALSLLEIASFEEAIAAFRQYIRVTNNERRIPEALLRIAEAHRALGENEAARTAYRTIIDEHTNARESDVALLELGNMFLDAGEYNSASQQFTMLREGSNRMRFEALIGLGNAAIGLGEISQAQSHFQAASRLSGNQNLVKLGLGRVAYARSDFADAAAFFKEIADSSTGETGAEAQFRHALSLQRQNLHTDALREFGNVRIFFGAYTNWVAEAMLGSITSNLAVGNRTEAEQIGRIIRDEYPDSSYAQRAQALLR